The Bradyrhizobium sp. WSM471 genome includes the window CGAGCACTTCCGTGACCAGGGCCAGGACGTGCTGTTCTTCGTCGACAACATCTTCCGCTTCACCCAGGCCGGTTCTGAAGTGTCGGCGCTGCTCGGTCGTATTCCGAGCGCCGTGGGTTACCAGCCGACGCTCGCCACCGACATGGGCGCGCTGCAGGAGCGCATCACCACCACGCAAAAGGGTTCGATCACCTCGGTGCAGGCCATTTACGTTCCGGCCGACGACTTGACCGACCCGGCGCCCGCGACCTCGTTCGCGCATTTGGACGCCACCACGGTGCTGAACCGCGCGATCTCGGAAAAGGGCATCTATCCGGCGGTGGACCCGCTCGACTCGACCTCGCGCATGCTCTCGCCGCTCGTCGTCGGCCAGGAGCACTACGACACCGCGCGTCAGGTCCAGCAGGTGCTGCAGCGCTACAAGTCGCTGCAGGACATCATCGCCATTCTCGGCATGGACGAGCTTTCGGAAGAGGACAAGCTGACGGTGGCCCGCGCCCGCAAGATCGAGCGCTTCCTGTCGCAGCCGTTCCACGTCGCCGAAATCTTCACCGGCTCGCCCGGCAAGTTCGTCGACCTCGCGGACACCATCAAGGGCTTCCGCGGCCTCTGCGAAGGCAAGTATGACCACCTGCCGGAAGCCGCCTTCTACATGGTCGGCACCATCGAAGAGGCGATCGAGAAGGGCAAGAAGCTGGCGGCCGAGGCGGCCTAAGCTGCGAAGGACGAGCAGGGAGTAGCGAATAGTCGCGCTGCTCCCACTCCATTCGCAATTCACTACTCACTATTCGCAGGTTTCCAATGGCCACCTTCCACTTCGATCTCGTCTCGCCGGAAAAGCTCGCCTTCTCGGGCGAGGTCGACCAGGTCGATATCCCCGGCGTCGAGGGTGACTTCGGCGTGCTGGCGGGACATGCGCCGGTCGTGGCCGCGATCCGGCCCGGCATTCTCACCGTGACCACCGGCGGCAAGCACGAGAAGATCATCGTGCTCGGCGGTATCGCCGAAGTGTCCGACAAGGGCCTCACCGTGCTCGCCGACGTCGCGACCTCGCTGGCCGAGCTCGACCGCGCCCAGTTCGCCGCGACCGTCTCGGAGATGGAAGAGGGATTGAAGGAGCATGAGGGCGACGAGTTCGATCAAGCCATCGCCCGGCTCGACCACTTCAAGAGCATCCAGCACGAGCTCAACACCACGGCTATGCACTAAGCCCCGGTGCACCGCGCCGGGGCTCAGGCTGCAAATTCCTGAATAAATTCAGCGCTCGTCACGGAAGTGGCGGGCGCTGAAACTTTGTTGCTCCGCGCCGGCCTCTCCCGCAAACGGGAGAGGCCGAGCGAGCCCGCGGCTGGTTGTGCGGTAAGCGGTGAAAGGTCTCTGCGTTCTTAGTTTGCGAACGGCGCAAATTGCTGCGCCACCGCGCTGTAGACGTGGCGGCGGAACGGCACCACGACATCGGCGACACGGTCGAGCCGCTCCCAGCGCCAGGCGTCGAACTCGGCGGGCTGTCCGTTGCGCGGCGTCAGCGGATCGATCTCGTCATCCTTGCCGGTGAAGCGCAGCGCGAACCATTTTTGGCGCTGTCCGCGGAATTTCGCCAGCCGATGCGTCTGCGGTCCGTCGTAAGGTGGGAACTCGTAAGTCAGCCAGTCGGTCTCGCCGAGATAGGTTGCGCTCTTGACGCTGGTCTCTTCCCAGAGCTCGCGCAGCGCGGCATCGCGCAAATCCTCGCCCTCGTCGACGCCGCCCTGCGGCATCTGCCAGTCCAGGCCCGGCAAGATGATCTCGGGTCCGTCGCCCTTGAAGCGATGCCCGATCAGCACGCGGCCATCCGCATTGAACAGCGCGATTCCGACATTGGGACGGT containing:
- a CDS encoding F0F1 ATP synthase subunit epsilon, with the translated sequence MATFHFDLVSPEKLAFSGEVDQVDIPGVEGDFGVLAGHAPVVAAIRPGILTVTTGGKHEKIIVLGGIAEVSDKGLTVLADVATSLAELDRAQFAATVSEMEEGLKEHEGDEFDQAIARLDHFKSIQHELNTTAMH
- a CDS encoding RNA pyrophosphohydrolase; protein product: MSTEKPYRPNVGIALFNADGRVLIGHRFKGDGPEIILPGLDWQMPQGGVDEGEDLRDAALRELWEETSVKSATYLGETDWLTYEFPPYDGPQTHRLAKFRGQRQKWFALRFTGKDDEIDPLTPRNGQPAEFDAWRWERLDRVADVVVPFRRHVYSAVAQQFAPFAN